One stretch of Alcaligenes faecalis DNA includes these proteins:
- a CDS encoding ABC transporter substrate-binding protein, with translation MFVRKVLNRVLPGLLLASLAVGAQAAPRYESLTLAGPGAVVSYPLMHMAQTQALSQYTDRLEFRLWQNPDQLRVLLAKKEVDYSAAPSNLSALMFNKGQAVKQLNISVWGILWLVSRDPAVKSFSDLAGKELLVPFQRDLPAVLLDTLLTKQAEPGKEAVRLRRTRDAQDAIALMLTGQGDQALLVEPTASLLLWQAEQKKVELHRGQSLEQAWAEVFPSQQALPQAGVMANVTVAHDTELNQAVERAYAESARWCSQQPQECAQMVHGYLPQFPVPAIQTAIEKTRLDSRPATEIRPQLEALYQLLADQHPQALGGGLPAAGFYGP, from the coding sequence ATGTTCGTTCGTAAAGTCTTGAACCGTGTTTTGCCTGGCTTGCTCTTGGCCTCGCTGGCAGTAGGTGCTCAGGCCGCTCCCCGTTATGAGTCCCTGACTCTGGCTGGTCCAGGCGCGGTGGTGTCCTATCCCCTAATGCATATGGCGCAGACCCAGGCCTTGAGCCAATACACGGACAGGCTGGAGTTTCGTCTGTGGCAAAACCCGGATCAGTTACGTGTCCTGCTGGCAAAGAAAGAGGTGGATTACAGCGCTGCGCCCAGCAATTTGTCCGCCTTGATGTTCAACAAGGGGCAGGCCGTCAAACAGTTGAATATCTCGGTTTGGGGGATTTTGTGGCTGGTCAGCCGTGATCCTGCCGTCAAGAGCTTTAGCGATCTGGCTGGTAAAGAACTGCTGGTGCCATTCCAGCGTGATCTGCCTGCTGTCCTGCTGGATACCTTGCTAACCAAGCAAGCCGAACCGGGCAAGGAGGCCGTGCGCTTGCGCCGTACCCGCGATGCTCAGGACGCCATTGCCTTGATGCTGACCGGGCAGGGCGATCAGGCCTTGCTGGTCGAGCCTACTGCCTCCTTGCTCTTGTGGCAGGCCGAGCAAAAGAAGGTGGAGCTGCATCGCGGCCAAAGTCTGGAGCAAGCCTGGGCGGAGGTGTTCCCTTCGCAACAGGCGCTGCCTCAAGCCGGTGTCATGGCTAACGTCACCGTTGCCCACGATACCGAGCTGAATCAGGCCGTGGAACGGGCTTATGCCGAGTCGGCCCGTTGGTGCAGCCAGCAGCCGCAAGAGTGCGCCCAAATGGTTCATGGCTATCTGCCCCAGTTCCCGGTTCCGGCGATTCAAACCGCGATTGAAAAGACACGTCTGGACAGCCGCCCGGCCACTGAAATCCGCCCTCAACTGGAAGCGCTGTACCAATTGCTGGCGGATCAGCATCCCCAAGCTTTGGGTGGTGGTCTGCCTGCTGCCGGGTTTTATGGACCATGA